In one Arenibacter antarcticus genomic region, the following are encoded:
- a CDS encoding TolC family protein has product MYKQIVFAICGCLFFVGGFSQTKNLERLLNEIEQNNTELKGYQSYIESQQLENKSANNLPDPQLTGYYLPFGDNITDTYSEYQIAQSFEFPTVYAARSKWNDIKSVQLQSAYAKRRQAILLNAKEFLIELAYFQRQKAIESERRSQGKQVYDQIQELYNKEQVGILDLNKAKIAWIQEQFVVEQIENDIQILVSKLKTLNGDNPLDGLSTQIDLPVEIGSKDDLWLEKLAEDPSLQELKTNEAASLQKMKLEQNKVFPNVSLGYNHQGVKGNFNSGFFGGLTIPLWSSKNKVKAAQVNHEYQQSNTQVITTAINTRFEEVFTRYQLMRSKYSEYQITMGNLESEKLLFKAYMLGEYSFMDYYVELQFYRNASDKMLQMEKELHLLQAQLLRHQL; this is encoded by the coding sequence ATGTATAAACAAATCGTATTCGCAATTTGCGGATGCCTGTTTTTTGTTGGTGGTTTTTCTCAAACCAAAAATTTGGAGAGATTGCTCAATGAAATAGAACAGAACAATACCGAGTTAAAAGGCTATCAATCCTATATTGAAAGTCAACAGCTCGAAAACAAGAGCGCTAACAATTTGCCGGACCCCCAGCTCACTGGATATTATTTACCATTTGGAGATAATATAACAGACACCTATTCGGAATATCAAATAGCACAATCCTTTGAATTCCCAACAGTATATGCTGCACGTAGTAAATGGAACGATATAAAATCGGTGCAACTCCAATCTGCATATGCCAAGAGGAGACAGGCAATACTATTGAATGCAAAGGAGTTCCTAATAGAACTGGCTTACTTCCAGAGACAAAAAGCCATTGAATCCGAAAGAAGATCCCAAGGTAAACAGGTATATGATCAGATCCAAGAGCTCTATAATAAAGAGCAGGTGGGTATTTTAGATCTGAATAAAGCCAAGATTGCCTGGATTCAGGAACAATTTGTGGTGGAACAGATCGAAAATGATATCCAAATTCTGGTATCCAAACTTAAAACCTTAAATGGCGACAATCCTTTGGATGGACTTTCAACGCAAATCGATTTGCCCGTAGAAATTGGAAGCAAGGACGACCTCTGGCTGGAAAAACTGGCCGAAGACCCTTCCTTACAGGAATTAAAGACAAATGAGGCTGCTTCCTTGCAAAAAATGAAATTGGAGCAAAACAAGGTCTTTCCAAACGTTTCACTGGGCTACAACCATCAGGGTGTTAAAGGGAATTTTAATTCAGGATTTTTTGGTGGACTTACTATCCCATTGTGGAGCAGTAAGAATAAAGTAAAAGCCGCACAGGTAAACCATGAGTATCAGCAATCCAATACCCAAGTAATTACCACTGCCATTAATACGCGATTTGAAGAAGTATTTACACGCTACCAATTAATGCGTTCCAAGTACAGTGAGTATCAAATTACGATGGGCAATTTGGAAAGTGAGAAATTACTTTTTAAAGCATATATGTTGGGCGAATATTCATTTATGGATTATTACGTAGAGCTCCAGTTTTACCGAAATGCATCCGATAAAATGCTGCAAATGGAAAAAGAGTTGCATTTGCTTCAGGCACAATTATTAAGACATCAATTATAA
- a CDS encoding metalloregulator ArsR/SmtB family transcription factor — protein sequence MKLEISCTRKEADHKQLTRCKETIQNSSSGFQEISRIFALAGSEVRLKILFLLNMEEELCPCDIADILEMSAPAVSQHIRKMKDAGVIRMRRDGQTLYYSLVKENTTVLNNALSTIDSNRKIA from the coding sequence ATGAAACTAGAAATATCCTGTACCCGTAAAGAGGCTGACCATAAGCAGCTCACAAGATGTAAAGAAACCATACAAAACTCATCCTCCGGTTTTCAGGAGATAAGCAGAATATTTGCATTGGCGGGAAGTGAGGTGCGCTTGAAAATTCTTTTCCTTTTAAATATGGAAGAAGAGCTTTGCCCTTGTGATATTGCGGATATACTAGAAATGAGCGCTCCTGCGGTTTCCCAGCATATCCGTAAGATGAAAGATGCAGGGGTCATCCGAATGAGGCGTGATGGCCAAACACTTTATTACTCTTTGGTCAAGGAAAACACCACTGTGTTGAATAATGCCCTCTCAACAATTGACAGCAATCGAAAAATAGCATAA
- a CDS encoding efflux RND transporter permease subunit, with protein MLNKILSISLQNRLLILLGAVALSVLGIYYARTMNVDVFPDLTAPTVTILTEAHGMESEEIEKLVSYQLETALNGSPNVRRIRSSSAAGISIVWVEFDWGTDIYRARQIVSERIPMVRENLPEGIGAPTMAPISSIMGEIMLLGVTSDTLSPMELRTLSDWTIRPRIKAIGGIANVVVIGGDYKQYQIFANPEKLKHYDVSLSELVEKVKEANINAPGGVINQYGNQYIIKGSGRAYALEDLKEAVLKQVNGQTLKIKDVATVQIGAADKIGDGSLNAKPAVILTIAKQPDVNTLELTERLDEAIADLEKTLPKGVNIKSQIFRQSDFIDASISNLNQTLLEGAFFVMIILFIFLMNWRTTLISLLAIPISLLVSIIILKWLGYTINTMSLGGMAIAIGALVDDAIIDVENVYKRLRENIRKPKAERESTLTVVRVASVEIRSSIVIATLIIIVSFIPLFFLSGMEGRLLQPLGIAFVTSVLTSLIVAVTVTPILCSYLLDNEKLLTKQAEGTRVERWLQKHYGNILERATKVPKTVIGITVIAFMVSLLVLTQLGRSFLPEFNEGSLVISVVGPPGMSLEESNKTGKLIETVLLELPEVEVVTRRQGRAELDEHAQGVNASEIDVPFVLDGKTKEEFFEEVRTKLSIAPGVNITLGQPIAHRIDHMLSGTRANIAIKIFGPDLQRLFEVGKSVEQNIKDIEGLVDVAVDQQVEVPQIRIKPKRQILAAYGMTVGNLMEQVDIAFAGEEAGEIYEGQQYFDLVVRYEKPYRNDIENINKTLVSLPNGGHTILGELATVQSVSSPNTINREDVQRKIVVAANVQGRDLRSAVNEIKEVVANNVIMPEGYRVEYGGQFESESKASQLLMFTAIIAIAIIFLLLYYEFKEVKLAFVVLINLPLALIGGILIVYFTSGIISIAVTIGFISLFGIATRNGILLVSRYEDLRKEGIQGFELIKTGALDRLNPILMTAFTTGLALIPLALKGGEPGSEIQSPMAVVILGGLLSATILNLVVIPCVYQLVLKRPPTVPDTPEVI; from the coding sequence ATGTTAAACAAAATATTATCAATTTCACTTCAAAATAGATTACTCATTCTGTTGGGAGCGGTTGCATTGAGCGTGTTGGGTATTTATTACGCCCGGACAATGAACGTCGATGTATTCCCAGATCTTACGGCACCTACGGTAACGATACTTACCGAGGCGCATGGAATGGAATCTGAAGAAATCGAAAAATTAGTAAGCTATCAGCTGGAGACAGCCTTGAACGGCTCGCCAAATGTTCGAAGAATCCGTTCTTCATCGGCAGCAGGCATATCCATTGTTTGGGTAGAATTTGATTGGGGAACCGATATTTATCGCGCACGCCAAATTGTGAGTGAACGGATCCCAATGGTAAGAGAGAATTTACCTGAAGGAATTGGTGCGCCGACTATGGCTCCTATTTCATCCATTATGGGCGAAATAATGCTTTTGGGCGTCACCTCGGATACTTTGTCCCCAATGGAATTACGGACCCTTTCCGATTGGACGATACGCCCACGGATTAAAGCTATTGGCGGCATTGCCAACGTGGTGGTTATTGGTGGCGATTATAAGCAATACCAAATATTTGCGAATCCTGAAAAGTTGAAACATTATGATGTGAGCCTTTCTGAACTGGTAGAGAAGGTGAAGGAAGCGAACATAAATGCACCGGGTGGTGTAATCAACCAATATGGCAATCAATACATCATCAAAGGAAGTGGTAGAGCGTATGCTCTGGAGGATTTAAAAGAAGCGGTATTAAAACAGGTCAATGGTCAAACTTTAAAAATTAAGGATGTGGCCACGGTACAAATTGGAGCTGCAGATAAGATTGGCGATGGATCATTAAATGCTAAGCCAGCCGTTATTTTAACCATTGCAAAACAACCTGATGTCAACACATTGGAACTGACAGAAAGATTGGATGAAGCAATTGCTGATCTGGAAAAAACTTTGCCAAAAGGGGTAAACATCAAAAGTCAAATCTTTAGACAGTCTGATTTTATCGATGCTTCCATCAGCAATTTGAATCAGACCTTGTTGGAAGGTGCATTTTTTGTAATGATTATCCTTTTCATATTTTTAATGAATTGGAGAACCACTTTAATATCCTTGTTGGCCATTCCTATTTCCTTATTGGTGTCCATAATCATCCTAAAATGGCTGGGGTATACCATTAATACAATGAGCTTGGGCGGGATGGCAATCGCTATTGGCGCCTTGGTGGATGATGCCATTATTGATGTAGAGAATGTCTATAAACGCTTGCGTGAAAATATCAGAAAACCAAAGGCCGAACGCGAGTCTACCTTGACCGTAGTGCGTGTAGCATCGGTAGAAATTAGGAGTTCTATCGTTATTGCAACCTTGATTATCATCGTATCATTTATACCGCTGTTCTTTTTGAGCGGGATGGAAGGTCGTTTATTGCAACCGCTGGGAATAGCTTTTGTAACATCTGTTTTAACTTCATTGATCGTTGCTGTAACGGTAACCCCAATATTATGTTCCTACTTGTTGGATAACGAAAAGCTTTTAACCAAACAAGCAGAGGGCACACGGGTGGAACGTTGGTTACAGAAACATTATGGAAATATATTGGAACGTGCCACAAAAGTTCCAAAAACTGTTATTGGCATAACGGTCATTGCCTTTATGGTTAGTCTTTTAGTTTTAACGCAATTGGGAAGAAGTTTTCTTCCAGAATTCAATGAAGGTTCCTTAGTCATTAGTGTGGTAGGACCACCGGGAATGTCCTTGGAAGAGAGCAACAAAACAGGAAAACTGATAGAGACGGTATTATTGGAGCTGCCCGAAGTTGAAGTAGTTACCCGAAGACAAGGGAGAGCAGAACTGGATGAACATGCACAAGGTGTAAATGCTTCAGAAATTGATGTGCCTTTTGTTCTCGACGGAAAAACCAAGGAAGAATTTTTTGAAGAAGTCCGTACCAAATTAAGCATTGCCCCAGGGGTAAATATTACCTTGGGGCAACCCATCGCGCACCGTATAGACCATATGCTATCAGGTACACGTGCCAATATCGCCATCAAAATTTTTGGTCCGGATCTGCAACGCTTGTTTGAAGTAGGCAAGAGCGTAGAGCAGAACATCAAAGATATTGAAGGCTTGGTAGATGTAGCGGTAGACCAGCAAGTCGAAGTTCCGCAGATACGCATCAAACCTAAACGTCAAATTTTGGCGGCCTATGGAATGACGGTCGGAAATTTGATGGAGCAGGTAGATATTGCTTTTGCCGGTGAAGAGGCGGGTGAAATTTATGAAGGACAACAATATTTCGATCTGGTTGTGCGCTACGAAAAACCATATAGGAACGACATTGAGAACATCAACAAAACGTTGGTAAGCCTTCCAAATGGCGGACACACAATATTGGGAGAATTGGCAACCGTTCAATCCGTGAGCAGTCCGAACACCATTAATCGTGAAGATGTACAACGTAAAATTGTAGTCGCCGCCAATGTACAAGGCAGGGATTTGCGAAGTGCCGTAAATGAAATAAAGGAAGTTGTCGCCAATAATGTAATTATGCCGGAAGGCTACCGGGTGGAATATGGCGGACAGTTTGAAAGCGAGTCCAAAGCATCACAATTACTTATGTTCACTGCAATCATCGCAATAGCTATCATTTTCCTATTATTGTATTATGAATTTAAAGAGGTGAAACTGGCATTTGTAGTATTGATCAATCTGCCTTTGGCCTTAATCGGTGGTATATTGATCGTGTACTTCACTTCCGGAATTATCAGTATCGCAGTGACCATAGGTTTTATTAGCCTTTTCGGTATCGCAACCCGAAATGGAATCCTATTGGTATCCAGATATGAGGATTTGCGAAAGGAAGGTATCCAAGGTTTTGAGCTCATCAAAACAGGGGCATTGGATAGGTTGAACCCTATCTTGATGACGGCTTTTACAACAGGCTTGGCATTAATACCATTGGCCCTTAAAGGAGGCGAACCAGGGAGTGAAATACAAAGCCCCATGGCAGTGGTTATTTTGGGGGGATTGTTATCTGCGACCATTTTAAATTTGGTCGTTATCCCTTGTGTGTATCAGTTGGTATTGAAAAGACCGCCAACGGTTCCCGATACCCCGGAAGTAATATAA
- a CDS encoding AlpA family transcriptional regulator, with translation MEEQEKVVDLLSDIKGLLAHNKKTMNIDDLALYTGLSKSKIYKLTQFKLIPTGNNPHIRQKFFDKDAIDAWLLGEPDLSDETLEHRFNQQLLKNRKR, from the coding sequence ATGGAAGAGCAAGAAAAAGTGGTAGACCTTTTATCAGATATTAAGGGGTTACTTGCCCACAACAAGAAAACAATGAACATAGATGACTTGGCATTATATACAGGTCTGTCCAAGAGCAAAATCTATAAGCTTACTCAATTTAAGCTCATTCCCACTGGCAATAATCCCCACATCCGCCAGAAATTCTTTGACAAAGATGCGATTGATGCCTGGCTATTGGGTGAACCTGATCTTTCAGATGAGACTTTGGAACACCGTTTTAATCAACAATTGTTAAAGAACCGGAAGAGGTGA
- a CDS encoding efflux RND transporter periplasmic adaptor subunit, which translates to MKYIIIVLAFLAMSCNNKAEDAHAHNADGSHVGEEIPRLDHTIWTDKTELFVEFPALIVGQGSRFAAHFTEMDKHQPVREGSVTVSLIKDGKGIRNTADAPSSPGIFSPAIQPKEAGNYQLVFELTTPGYSDKITIDDVTVYANVDEAIKALGTAQDDGSISFLKEQAWKIDFQTAAAVNGEVYDIINSSGVWMPSPSSVKTLVAKSNGVVNLAVGNLTEGMPVKRGQLLIDVSSQGLASNNLSTEIAKARSNFEQAKAEYERKKQLFESKIVPKAEFEKVESNFNIARSNYQGLTAGVSGGGKQIRAPFDGYITAINVANGDYVDQGAAMVTVGTHRSRILKSQIAPSYGLTMENAQSIWYQTKEGLWRNVASSGGSILSIAKDVDNNRPLISVFAQVNDDIEMPEGSLTQVQIAMGNATQNTMIPINALLEDYGSYSVMVQLSGESFERRPVKIGKRNGENVEILQGLEIGEVVVTTGAYQVKMASMSGSTPAHGHEH; encoded by the coding sequence ATGAAATATATAATTATAGTGCTTGCCTTTTTGGCTATGTCTTGTAATAACAAGGCAGAAGATGCACATGCACATAATGCCGATGGTAGTCACGTTGGGGAAGAAATTCCCCGCTTGGACCATACGATTTGGACGGACAAAACAGAATTATTTGTTGAGTTTCCGGCACTAATAGTGGGCCAAGGAAGTAGATTCGCCGCTCATTTTACCGAAATGGACAAACACCAGCCTGTTAGGGAAGGTTCGGTAACCGTAAGCTTAATAAAAGATGGGAAGGGCATCAGGAATACGGCAGATGCACCTTCATCACCTGGGATATTTTCACCTGCCATCCAACCCAAAGAAGCAGGGAACTATCAGTTGGTTTTTGAATTAACTACGCCCGGATATTCAGATAAGATCACAATTGATGATGTTACTGTATATGCAAATGTAGATGAAGCCATAAAAGCTTTAGGTACGGCCCAGGATGACGGCAGCATATCGTTTTTAAAAGAACAGGCTTGGAAAATCGACTTTCAGACAGCAGCTGCGGTCAATGGTGAAGTCTATGATATCATCAATTCATCAGGTGTTTGGATGCCTTCTCCAAGCTCGGTAAAGACGCTGGTAGCCAAATCTAACGGTGTCGTGAATTTAGCAGTTGGCAATCTCACGGAAGGTATGCCTGTGAAACGGGGCCAGTTATTGATCGATGTAAGCAGTCAAGGTTTGGCTTCCAATAATTTGAGTACAGAAATTGCCAAGGCACGTTCCAATTTTGAACAAGCAAAGGCAGAATATGAGCGGAAAAAGCAATTGTTCGAATCGAAAATTGTTCCTAAAGCAGAGTTTGAAAAAGTAGAAAGCAATTTCAATATCGCACGATCCAATTATCAAGGCCTTACGGCTGGAGTCTCAGGTGGAGGGAAGCAAATACGGGCACCTTTTGATGGTTACATCACGGCGATAAATGTTGCCAATGGGGATTATGTGGACCAAGGTGCTGCAATGGTAACGGTAGGAACGCATCGATCCAGAATATTAAAATCACAAATTGCGCCTTCTTATGGTCTTACCATGGAGAACGCACAAAGCATTTGGTATCAAACCAAGGAAGGGCTATGGCGAAATGTGGCATCGTCTGGAGGTTCGATCCTCTCCATTGCTAAAGATGTAGATAACAACAGACCGCTAATTTCAGTATTTGCCCAGGTCAATGACGATATTGAAATGCCGGAAGGGAGCTTGACCCAGGTTCAAATTGCAATGGGCAACGCAACCCAAAACACCATGATCCCTATAAATGCTTTGTTGGAAGATTATGGTAGTTATTCCGTTATGGTACAACTTTCGGGAGAAAGTTTTGAAAGACGACCTGTAAAAATTGGTAAGCGCAACGGGGAAAATGTAGAAATACTCCAAGGTCTGGAAATTGGCGAAGTGGTAGTTACCACAGGAGCATATCAGGTTAAAATGGCTTCAATGTCCGGTTCAACACCTGCACACGGTCACGAACATTAA
- the merTP gene encoding mercuric transport protein MerTP, with product METGKTSNRAAYAGIFTAIAASICCITPVLALIAGTSGIASTFSWVEPYRPYLFGLTIVVLVFAWYQKLRPKTQEEIDCACEDDAKPSFWQSKSFLFIITVFAGLMLTFPSYSHIFYFSPDSSKEILYTDQSKVKEIRVTIAGMTCEGCEAHIESEVSKLDGILHVKADYEAANTIVKYDETKVNLEEIETAILSTGYKIIK from the coding sequence ATGGAAACAGGAAAAACTTCGAACAGGGCAGCTTACGCTGGAATATTTACGGCCATAGCTGCATCAATATGTTGTATCACCCCAGTTCTGGCATTGATAGCAGGAACAAGCGGCATTGCATCCACCTTTTCTTGGGTGGAACCGTATCGGCCTTATCTATTCGGCCTAACAATCGTTGTATTGGTTTTTGCCTGGTATCAGAAACTTCGACCAAAAACCCAGGAGGAAATCGACTGTGCTTGTGAGGATGATGCAAAACCATCTTTTTGGCAATCCAAATCCTTCCTATTTATAATTACGGTATTTGCGGGGTTGATGTTAACATTTCCATCCTATTCCCATATTTTTTATTTCAGTCCAGATTCTAGTAAGGAAATCTTATACACGGATCAATCGAAGGTTAAAGAAATAAGGGTAACCATAGCAGGAATGACCTGTGAAGGTTGCGAAGCACATATTGAAAGTGAAGTTAGCAAACTTGATGGAATACTCCATGTTAAGGCAGATTATGAGGCAGCTAATACAATCGTAAAATACGATGAAACCAAGGTGAACCTTGAAGAAATAGAAACCGCCATCCTGAGCACAGGATACAAAATAATTAAATAA
- a CDS encoding GDCCVxC domain-containing (seleno)protein, which produces MEIKLESTITCPKCGHRATEKMPTTACQFFYECKNCKTLLKPKEGDCCVYCSYGTVACPPIQEGSGCCN; this is translated from the coding sequence ATGGAAATAAAGTTAGAATCCACAATCACCTGCCCTAAGTGCGGTCATCGAGCAACAGAGAAGATGCCCACAACTGCCTGCCAGTTCTTCTACGAATGTAAAAATTGTAAAACATTGCTAAAGCCAAAAGAAGGCGATTGTTGTGTTTATTGCTCCTATGGAACTGTTGCTTGTCCACCAATTCAGGAAGGGTCAGGTTGCTGTAATTAG